In one Cloacibacillus porcorum genomic region, the following are encoded:
- the buk gene encoding butyrate kinase, with product MKILAVNPGSTSTKIAVFEDERPLFEKNVALTDSQRSAFTAVLDQLDMRCALISRALSDAGFAENSFDAVVGRGGLLAPMPSGTYLVNAAMKDYLREAPRGDHASNLGAFISERFAKLSNCPAYIVDPVSVDELSDIARVSGAPEIERGSLVHALNQKAMGRRAAASLGKRYEDCRFVIAHLGTGVTMGAHDRGRIVDVIGAKADGPFSAERAGGLPVDAVVELCFSGMYTRDELRRKLLSGWGIVSYLGTRDIREVFKMAEDDARAKLILEAYVYQIAKGIGELAAALDGEIDAVILTGGMAHSDALMELVGRKVKFLGDIIVLPGENELESLAAGALRVLHGEERAKLYPTGEYA from the coding sequence ATGAAGATCCTGGCGGTGAATCCCGGCTCTACTTCGACGAAGATCGCGGTCTTTGAGGATGAGCGTCCGTTATTTGAGAAAAATGTCGCTCTGACGGATTCCCAGAGGTCGGCCTTCACCGCCGTACTTGACCAGCTCGATATGAGATGCGCGCTGATATCGCGGGCGCTCTCCGATGCCGGTTTCGCGGAAAATTCTTTTGACGCCGTGGTGGGGCGTGGCGGCCTGCTCGCGCCGATGCCCTCCGGCACATATCTTGTGAACGCGGCGATGAAGGATTACCTGCGGGAGGCGCCGCGCGGCGACCATGCCTCAAACCTCGGCGCCTTCATCTCGGAGCGTTTTGCAAAGCTTTCAAACTGTCCCGCCTATATCGTCGATCCCGTGTCGGTCGACGAGCTCTCGGATATCGCCCGCGTTTCCGGCGCTCCCGAGATTGAGCGCGGCAGCCTTGTGCACGCGCTCAACCAGAAGGCGATGGGGCGCAGGGCCGCGGCGTCGCTGGGCAAACGTTATGAGGACTGCCGCTTTGTCATCGCCCATCTCGGCACGGGGGTGACGATGGGGGCGCATGACCGGGGACGGATCGTCGACGTCATCGGCGCGAAGGCGGACGGCCCCTTCTCCGCGGAGCGCGCCGGAGGACTGCCGGTGGACGCGGTGGTCGAGCTCTGCTTCAGCGGGATGTACACGCGGGATGAGCTGCGCCGAAAGCTGCTCTCCGGCTGGGGTATTGTCTCTTACCTTGGGACCCGCGATATCCGCGAGGTCTTCAAAATGGCGGAGGACGACGCGCGCGCAAAGCTGATACTTGAGGCATACGTCTACCAGATCGCGAAGGGGATCGGCGAACTCGCGGCGGCGCTTGACGGAGAGATCGACGCGGTTATTCTCACCGGCGGCATGGCTCACTCGGACGCGCTTATGGAGCTGGTCGGCAGGAAGGTAAAGTTTCTCGGCGACATCATCGTACTTCCGGGGGAAAACGAACTGGAATCGCTCGCCGCCGGCGCGCTGCGCGTCCTGCACGGCGAGGAGCGTGCGAAACTCTATCCCACTGGAGAATACGCCTGA
- a CDS encoding HdeD family acid-resistance protein has translation MLFSEKMTKEYLLKNKTRFYWTGALMLLTGFIALWMPLVASFAIEMLVGWILVVAGCAQAYGAYKAFKDKTGGWWEVFSSLCAFVAGFLFITKPLAGVLTLSILLSAYFLVDGVTKIIQYWNIRHIDGAIWTLVSGILALVLAWLMWQNMVTGIAMIGVVLGVDFIFGGMSLIFLGRGCSQAAEKQE, from the coding sequence ATGCTGTTTTCCGAAAAAATGACTAAAGAATATCTGTTAAAAAACAAGACAAGGTTCTACTGGACGGGGGCGCTGATGCTGCTCACGGGGTTTATCGCCCTCTGGATGCCTCTCGTCGCCTCATTCGCGATAGAGATGCTCGTCGGATGGATTTTGGTGGTCGCGGGATGCGCCCAGGCCTACGGCGCATACAAGGCCTTTAAGGACAAGACCGGCGGCTGGTGGGAGGTATTCAGCTCCCTCTGCGCCTTCGTCGCGGGCTTCCTCTTCATCACGAAGCCGCTCGCGGGCGTTCTGACGCTTTCGATACTTCTCTCCGCCTATTTCCTCGTTGACGGTGTGACGAAGATCATACAATACTGGAACATCCGCCACATCGACGGCGCGATCTGGACGCTGGTCTCCGGCATCCTCGCCCTCGTGCTCGCCTGGCTTATGTGGCAGAACATGGTCACCGGCATCGCGATGATCGGCGTAGTCCTCGGGGTCGACTTCATATTTGGCGGCATGAGCCTGATATTCCTCGGCAGGGGATGCTCGCAGGCGGCCGAGAAGCAGGAATAA
- a CDS encoding TlpA disulfide reductase family protein produces MYKKFLLLFLALTVASVFATSAFALGSSSQVENFTLKDLSGKNVSLNQFKGKVVVLNFWASWCPPCRNEMPEFNEMSKEFKKSGDAVLLAVNMTDGRRETKSKVENFIKETGYTMTVLLDSDQKLAEYFGIRYIPSTFVINREGKLTGQIQGGTTKAAVMKLVEEAKK; encoded by the coding sequence ATGTACAAAAAATTTCTGCTTCTGTTTCTCGCGCTGACGGTCGCCTCTGTATTCGCCACTTCGGCCTTTGCCCTTGGCAGCAGCTCGCAGGTGGAGAATTTCACGCTGAAGGATCTTTCCGGTAAAAATGTCTCATTGAATCAGTTCAAGGGTAAGGTCGTTGTGCTCAATTTCTGGGCCAGCTGGTGCCCGCCCTGCCGCAATGAGATGCCGGAGTTTAACGAGATGAGCAAGGAATTCAAAAAGTCCGGCGACGCCGTGCTGCTGGCCGTCAATATGACGGACGGCCGCCGCGAGACGAAGTCGAAGGTCGAGAATTTTATCAAGGAGACCGGCTACACGATGACGGTACTGCTCGACAGCGATCAGAAGCTTGCGGAGTATTTCGGCATCCGCTATATTCCGAGCACCTTCGTCATCAACAGAGAGGGTAAACTTACGGGCCAGATACAGGGCGGCACGACGAAGGCCGCCGTCATGAAGCTGGTGGAAGAGGCGAAAAAATAA
- a CDS encoding cytochrome c biogenesis CcdA family protein gives MAGELPLLFLEGFLAFISPCMLPMLPVYLMYLAAETEKGKRASVINTLGFVAGFTLIFMAMGATATSLGAILNDHRLLLQRVSGIVIMIFGLHFLGVFNIGFLDVEKKLDVKVKQSGFVGALLFGGAFSLGWTPCLGPFLGSALMLAGNGKTVGEGIFYLFVFSMGLGIPYILAALFFTRIKGIFQWLRRNGKVIKIVSGVILVAAGLGIATDYFAYWASLF, from the coding sequence ATGGCGGGCGAGCTGCCCCTCCTCTTTCTGGAGGGATTCCTGGCATTCATCTCCCCCTGCATGCTGCCTATGCTGCCTGTTTACCTGATGTACCTCGCGGCGGAGACGGAGAAGGGCAAGCGCGCGAGCGTCATAAACACTCTTGGTTTCGTCGCCGGCTTTACGCTCATCTTTATGGCGATGGGCGCGACGGCCACCTCGCTTGGCGCGATACTCAACGACCACCGGCTGCTGCTGCAGCGTGTGAGCGGTATCGTGATTATGATCTTTGGCCTGCACTTTCTCGGCGTCTTCAATATCGGTTTTCTCGACGTCGAGAAGAAGCTTGACGTGAAGGTCAAGCAGAGCGGTTTTGTCGGCGCGCTGCTCTTCGGCGGAGCCTTCTCGCTTGGCTGGACCCCATGCCTGGGCCCCTTCCTCGGCTCGGCGCTGATGCTCGCCGGCAACGGCAAGACGGTGGGCGAGGGGATATTCTACCTCTTCGTCTTCTCGATGGGACTCGGAATCCCATATATCCTTGCTGCGCTCTTCTTTACGAGGATAAAGGGGATATTCCAGTGGCTGCGGCGTAACGGGAAGGTCATCAAGATCGTCTCCGGCGTGATATTGGTGGCGGCCGGACTGGGGATAGCGACCGACTACTTTGCCTATTGGGCGTCTCTATTCTAA
- a CDS encoding MATE family efflux transporter yields the protein MRLIKKARRILKLRGAVDLGSSPVLSSLIRLSVPSIAMVLFHTLFNLVDTIFISWLGESHMVAISYTFPVQIGVFAILEGVGNGVTALVGRRLGEGDHELAQKTATAGLAFAYTLCLLWIPFLFPGPSNAFFRMLGATDPVTLRQAWLYNMWIPPMLVLISFSYVVNSIFRCQGNTMVPLYFFLIANGLNFILDPVFIFAFGWGMTGAAAATFTGRFVGTFYLIKKLRESSEIKLSFFTRPRLGMMRIWGGITAIGLPVTLTTGSVAFGMGTVNKILSTTYGNIAVAGWMVGLRIEDLAFNTLMGINDALVPFLAFNYGRRSLERMRRGISSSFLISGVITVAIGLALAFVPRPIINLFRPTEEVAAVAIQSIRITIAGYPMVIYSVLYNALFIATGYSSYGLVIQVCRSMLLRVPAVWLLAGMVSIHWIWLFQPISFAGAAALTWLFSWILLKKLRKDLNISLPDKNVSDGQEG from the coding sequence ATGAGACTCATAAAAAAGGCAAGACGCATCCTGAAACTGCGCGGCGCGGTGGACCTCGGCAGCAGCCCCGTGCTAAGCTCGCTGATACGCCTTTCCGTACCATCCATCGCGATGGTACTCTTCCACACGCTCTTCAACCTTGTGGACACTATCTTCATCTCCTGGCTTGGCGAGAGCCACATGGTCGCCATCTCCTACACCTTCCCCGTACAGATCGGCGTCTTCGCCATACTTGAGGGAGTCGGCAACGGCGTCACGGCGCTCGTCGGCCGCAGACTGGGCGAAGGAGATCACGAGCTGGCGCAGAAAACGGCGACGGCGGGCCTGGCCTTTGCCTATACACTCTGCCTCCTCTGGATTCCGTTTCTATTTCCCGGTCCTTCCAACGCCTTCTTCCGCATGTTGGGAGCGACAGATCCCGTCACCCTGCGCCAGGCGTGGCTGTACAATATGTGGATACCGCCGATGCTGGTGCTCATCAGCTTTTCATATGTCGTGAACTCGATATTCAGATGCCAGGGCAATACGATGGTCCCTCTCTATTTCTTCCTCATCGCAAACGGGCTGAATTTCATCCTCGACCCGGTGTTCATCTTCGCCTTTGGCTGGGGTATGACGGGCGCTGCGGCGGCGACCTTCACGGGGCGCTTCGTCGGTACCTTTTACCTTATAAAAAAACTGCGCGAGTCAAGCGAGATAAAACTATCCTTTTTCACGAGACCGCGCCTGGGCATGATGAGGATATGGGGCGGGATAACGGCGATCGGGCTGCCCGTCACCCTCACCACCGGCAGCGTCGCCTTCGGCATGGGTACCGTCAACAAAATACTTTCGACGACCTATGGCAACATCGCCGTCGCCGGCTGGATGGTGGGGCTGCGCATAGAGGACCTCGCCTTCAACACCCTGATGGGAATCAACGACGCGCTCGTCCCCTTCCTCGCCTTCAACTACGGACGGCGCAGCCTTGAACGCATGAGACGCGGCATCAGCTCATCCTTCCTCATCAGCGGTGTGATAACGGTGGCGATCGGTCTCGCATTGGCCTTCGTTCCCCGCCCGATAATAAATCTCTTCCGCCCGACGGAAGAGGTCGCCGCCGTCGCCATACAGTCCATACGCATCACGATCGCGGGCTATCCGATGGTAATATACAGCGTACTTTACAACGCGCTCTTTATCGCCACCGGGTATTCCAGCTACGGCCTCGTCATTCAGGTATGCCGCAGTATGCTGCTGCGCGTGCCGGCGGTATGGCTGCTGGCCGGCATGGTCTCGATACACTGGATATGGCTCTTCCAGCCGATCTCCTTCGCGGGCGCGGCGGCGCTGACCTGGCTCTTCTCGTGGATACTGCTGAAAAAGCTGCGCAAAGATTTGAACATATCCCTGCCGGATAAAAATGTCTCAGACGGCCAAGAGGGTTAA
- a CDS encoding MFS transporter produces the protein MIFPNALRALNSRNYRLFFAAQTVSMTGLWMHRVAVGWLVFRLTDSNSALGLMDFVASLPICLLSPFAGAVIERLDLRKTLFYLQAGCMCIAFMLAFLTLTELISFRLVIILAVSRGMLDAFELPTRYSLVSYMVDSKDDVANAVALNSTLFNTARMIGPTVGGFVIHAFGESFCFLSNGFCYLTTLGALRMMRMKKPPIGKTGGESHPLRDTWEGIKMARRFAPYRYFLTLITITGFFSFPTIILMPAMAKSVLHGNSKTLGLLLMGVAIGALAGSLLMASRKTTADYSWWCTRTCLGFGLSVMLFSLSRSILFGIVLAAPVGFCMVTCTIACNTLMQTMSSDASRSRIMALYTLAIVGIPPFGSLLSGKLGDIVGTSWALFICGIFCTVTAYYYMKKIDKVSYQILRALKREGAL, from the coding sequence ATGATCTTCCCGAACGCGCTGCGCGCGCTTAACAGCAGAAACTACCGTCTCTTCTTCGCCGCCCAGACAGTCTCCATGACGGGGCTCTGGATGCACCGCGTCGCCGTCGGCTGGCTCGTCTTCCGCCTCACAGACTCCAACAGCGCCCTCGGCCTCATGGACTTTGTCGCTTCGCTGCCGATATGCCTGCTTTCGCCCTTCGCGGGAGCGGTCATCGAGCGGCTTGACCTGAGAAAGACTCTGTTCTATTTACAGGCGGGCTGTATGTGTATCGCCTTCATGCTCGCCTTCCTCACGCTCACGGAGCTGATCTCCTTCCGGCTCGTAATAATCCTCGCAGTTTCCCGCGGCATGCTTGACGCCTTTGAGCTGCCGACGCGCTACTCCCTTGTCTCTTACATGGTAGACAGCAAGGACGACGTCGCCAACGCCGTCGCGCTGAACTCGACGCTATTCAACACCGCGCGCATGATCGGGCCGACGGTCGGCGGATTCGTCATCCACGCCTTCGGCGAAAGCTTCTGCTTCCTCTCCAACGGCTTCTGCTACCTGACGACCCTTGGGGCGCTGCGCATGATGAGGATGAAAAAGCCCCCCATCGGCAAGACAGGCGGCGAGAGCCACCCGCTGCGCGACACTTGGGAGGGCATCAAGATGGCGCGCCGCTTCGCGCCCTACCGTTACTTCCTCACGCTGATCACGATCACGGGATTCTTTTCCTTCCCGACGATCATCCTCATGCCGGCGATGGCTAAGAGTGTCCTGCACGGCAACTCTAAGACCCTTGGGCTGCTGCTGATGGGGGTCGCCATCGGCGCGCTGGCGGGCTCCCTGCTGATGGCCTCGCGCAAGACCACCGCCGACTATTCGTGGTGGTGCACACGTACCTGCCTCGGCTTCGGTCTATCTGTGATGCTCTTCTCGCTGTCGCGCAGCATCCTCTTCGGCATCGTACTGGCCGCGCCCGTCGGTTTCTGTATGGTCACCTGCACCATCGCCTGCAACACACTGATGCAGACCATGAGCAGCGACGCAAGCCGCAGCCGCATCATGGCCCTCTACACGCTCGCCATCGTCGGCATCCCGCCCTTCGGCAGCCTGCTGTCGGGCAAGCTCGGCGACATCGTCGGCACCTCCTGGGCGCTGTTCATCTGCGGGATATTCTGCACCGTGACCGCCTATTACTACATGAAAAAGATAGATAAGGTAAGCTACCAAATACTGCGTGCGCTGAAGCGCGAGGGGGCACTATGA
- a CDS encoding phosphate acyltransferase, with translation MYKTFDEMINNCGCLSGSSLVAAAADRETIEAVKLAFDKGLGHAIFTGDERVIAPLVEEFGLADKSETVHAGDPVEAAKKAVALVREGSGDALMKGLVNTSDFMRAVLDREQGLRAGHLLSHLAVMEIPGEHHLSFCTDTAFIVAPTLDQKKHILRNALKAIHALGYEHVNVACIAANERVDPHIPSTVEAAALVAAWREGEFDELPCTCTVEGPMAIDVVASKEAAEHKGINSVIAGKVDLTLAPNLECGNVHCKTLVHYCKAKFAGVVLGAMVPIVLVSRTDDPETKFYGIALSCLVSGGR, from the coding sequence ATGTATAAGACATTTGATGAAATGATAAATAACTGCGGCTGTCTCAGCGGAAGCAGCCTGGTCGCCGCGGCGGCGGACAGGGAGACTATCGAGGCGGTGAAGCTGGCCTTCGACAAGGGGCTGGGGCACGCCATATTCACCGGCGACGAGCGGGTCATCGCGCCGCTTGTGGAGGAGTTCGGCCTCGCGGATAAGTCGGAGACCGTTCATGCCGGCGACCCCGTGGAGGCGGCCAAAAAGGCCGTCGCCCTTGTCCGCGAGGGCAGCGGCGACGCGCTGATGAAGGGGCTTGTCAATACCTCGGATTTCATGCGCGCCGTGCTGGACCGTGAACAGGGGCTGCGCGCGGGACATCTTCTGAGCCATCTCGCGGTGATGGAGATCCCCGGAGAGCACCATCTCTCCTTCTGCACCGACACGGCCTTTATCGTGGCGCCGACGCTGGACCAGAAGAAGCATATCCTGAGAAACGCCCTGAAGGCGATCCACGCCCTGGGCTACGAGCATGTCAACGTCGCCTGCATCGCGGCCAACGAACGCGTGGACCCGCATATCCCATCTACGGTGGAGGCCGCCGCCCTTGTCGCCGCCTGGCGTGAGGGTGAATTTGACGAGCTGCCCTGCACCTGTACCGTCGAGGGGCCGATGGCGATCGACGTCGTGGCTTCAAAGGAGGCTGCGGAACATAAGGGGATAAACAGCGTCATCGCGGGGAAGGTGGATCTGACGCTCGCTCCGAACCTGGAGTGCGGCAACGTCCACTGCAAGACGCTCGTGCACTACTGCAAGGCGAAGTTCGCCGGCGTGGTGCTTGGCGCGATGGTGCCGATCGTGCTTGTTTCGCGTACCGACGACCCGGAGACGAAGTTCTACGGCATCGCGCTCTCCTGCCTCGTCTCTGGAGGACGGTAG
- a CDS encoding DMT family transporter: MSSNSSNYRSVLIADMTLVLVAFIWGAGIPLSAVLARGLTPLWAVALRMLIAAFFLILMFPKTILTSTRRDWGISLIQTSILTCVFVSLTFGLVYSTASKQAFIGGLNVILVPVFVWILYKVRPSGWLFAGAGVTTVGLLVMGFTPGMEFNFGDLLSFIMAIFYAAQVLGADYCARRVEPTRLVALHIIMLAVILAVLALIFEPIPNPLTFSKKIWASLLCVSLCNTILCFILQFRAQKKTSATHAAVIFSLEGLFGYILAVASGQDPFHLQGALGGVLIIIGMLITELEGFIKARQEQREPATE, from the coding sequence ATGAGTTCTAATTCATCAAACTACCGGTCGGTGCTGATTGCCGACATGACGCTCGTCCTGGTCGCATTCATCTGGGGCGCTGGGATTCCGCTCTCCGCGGTGCTCGCGCGGGGACTGACCCCGCTTTGGGCCGTGGCGCTGCGAATGCTGATCGCCGCCTTTTTCCTCATCCTGATGTTTCCAAAGACGATATTGACCTCTACGCGGCGCGACTGGGGGATATCCCTTATACAGACCTCGATACTGACCTGCGTATTCGTCTCGCTCACCTTCGGCCTCGTCTACAGTACGGCAAGCAAACAGGCCTTCATCGGCGGCCTCAACGTCATTCTGGTGCCAGTCTTTGTCTGGATACTCTATAAGGTACGCCCCTCCGGCTGGCTCTTCGCGGGAGCGGGAGTCACCACCGTCGGCCTGCTCGTCATGGGCTTCACTCCGGGGATGGAATTTAACTTCGGCGACCTGCTCTCCTTCATAATGGCGATATTCTACGCGGCGCAGGTACTCGGGGCAGACTACTGCGCGCGGCGCGTCGAACCGACACGGCTCGTGGCGCTGCACATCATCATGCTCGCGGTGATCCTCGCCGTCCTCGCGCTCATCTTTGAACCGATCCCGAATCCGCTTACCTTCAGCAAAAAGATTTGGGCCTCGCTGCTCTGCGTCTCGCTCTGCAACACCATCCTCTGCTTCATCCTCCAGTTCCGCGCCCAGAAAAAGACCAGCGCCACCCACGCCGCGGTAATATTCTCCCTCGAGGGTCTCTTCGGCTACATCCTCGCCGTCGCCAGCGGCCAGGACCCCTTCCACCTACAGGGCGCGCTCGGCGGCGTCCTCATAATCATCGGCATGCTCATCACCGAGCTTGAGGGCTTCATAAAGGCAAGGCAGGAACAAAGGGAGCCGGCAACGGAATAG
- a CDS encoding DMT family transporter, producing MPLWGFLLSFLAAAMWAASPIMVNYGLAISKCSIHEVNPFRAAVFFVTSLIIALIYNGGHITPVTSPLIYFYLFAGVSAGYLLGDLFYFIAIREIGVSLAVPIANGYPILVIFTSWILLGEPVTMKLLWGVVVVVSGILLLRFGGEKIKEPDDAADALHNKRRLMKGFAFAIATGCFWALSAPMTKLVIITSGLGPVEVTFYRSFAFLVISIVARIVTVKYRTTATIPLRSVRPAAAMYFAAAAFIGLCLGSIVYAACLVVMPVAIVTAITATSPLIAALFGHFALKERLLKLQWTGIVLIIAGSVAVGI from the coding sequence ATGCCGTTATGGGGTTTTCTGCTCAGTTTTCTTGCCGCCGCAATGTGGGCCGCTTCGCCCATTATGGTCAATTATGGCCTTGCAATCTCAAAGTGTTCGATACACGAGGTAAATCCTTTCCGTGCCGCCGTCTTTTTTGTCACTTCGCTAATCATCGCGCTGATATACAACGGCGGACACATAACGCCCGTCACCTCGCCGCTGATCTATTTCTATCTGTTTGCCGGCGTCTCGGCCGGTTATCTGCTTGGAGACCTCTTTTACTTCATTGCCATCCGTGAGATCGGCGTAAGTCTCGCTGTGCCGATAGCGAACGGCTATCCGATACTGGTGATCTTTACCTCCTGGATACTTCTCGGTGAGCCAGTGACGATGAAGCTCCTCTGGGGCGTCGTTGTCGTGGTCTCCGGCATATTGCTGCTCCGTTTCGGCGGAGAAAAGATCAAAGAACCGGACGACGCGGCGGACGCGCTCCATAATAAGCGCCGGCTGATGAAGGGCTTTGCCTTCGCCATCGCCACCGGATGCTTCTGGGCTCTCTCCGCGCCGATGACGAAGCTTGTGATCATCACCTCCGGGCTCGGCCCCGTCGAGGTCACATTCTACCGTTCCTTCGCCTTTCTCGTGATTTCTATCGTCGCGCGTATCGTCACCGTAAAATACCGCACCACGGCGACGATCCCGCTGCGGAGCGTCCGGCCTGCCGCGGCCATGTATTTCGCGGCGGCGGCCTTCATCGGCCTCTGCCTCGGCTCCATCGTCTACGCGGCCTGTCTTGTCGTGATGCCGGTGGCAATCGTGACGGCGATCACGGCCACCAGCCCGCTCATCGCCGCGTTATTCGGCCACTTCGCCCTCAAAGAGCGGCTTCTGAAGCTGCAGTGGACGGGAATCGTCCTCATAATAGCCGGTTCCGTCGCAGTGGGGATATAG
- a CDS encoding MATE family efflux transporter, whose translation MKTNNTKALGTAPVGPLLLKLSIPAMAGMFMLSLYNVVDAFFVGRGVGALGIASVFISFPATLVIMAVSQTFGVGGASVIARALGAGRNDDASAALGTIMTSGLLCAFVMTAFLMIFTRPLLLMLGANHEIIESSLTYADIIFIGTPVFFMMMVFNNLVRGEGNTRLSMLSMAISSGVNIALDPLFIFVFKWGLAGAAWATVIAQICALIWLLYYYFSGKSAVAVRLHCLRRISLPLLTQVISVGASAFVRQVGIAISWTVLNRIFADTGGAIGVAASGLVQRMLSLIIMPILGMGHGLLPLVGYNYGAKNYRRVLRGMGLANVASTAICFVCAIFLLIFPRELLALFSHDEALLASGVRGIVCVAAGLSFAGSQTMISTYYQGIGSARLAFFLSMLRPLLLHPPLALVLAELFGMNGAWASFTAADVLAFAISGAIYIRGRRELIQSELKA comes from the coding sequence GTGAAAACAAATAATACCAAAGCCCTTGGCACCGCCCCGGTTGGGCCGCTGTTGTTAAAGCTCTCTATCCCGGCGATGGCGGGGATGTTTATGCTCTCGCTCTATAATGTCGTCGATGCCTTTTTTGTCGGGCGCGGCGTCGGCGCGCTCGGCATCGCCTCCGTCTTTATCTCCTTCCCCGCGACGCTTGTCATCATGGCGGTGTCGCAGACCTTCGGCGTGGGCGGCGCCTCCGTAATCGCCCGCGCGCTGGGAGCGGGAAGAAACGACGACGCCTCCGCGGCGCTCGGTACGATAATGACCTCCGGCCTGCTCTGCGCGTTCGTAATGACCGCCTTCCTAATGATATTCACCCGCCCGCTGCTGCTGATGCTCGGGGCCAATCACGAAATAATCGAATCATCGCTCACCTACGCGGACATTATCTTCATCGGCACCCCCGTTTTCTTCATGATGATGGTCTTCAACAACCTCGTGCGCGGCGAGGGCAACACCCGCCTCTCCATGCTGAGCATGGCGATCTCCTCCGGCGTGAACATCGCCCTCGACCCGCTCTTCATATTCGTATTCAAGTGGGGGCTCGCGGGCGCGGCCTGGGCCACCGTCATCGCTCAGATCTGCGCGCTCATCTGGCTGCTCTATTACTATTTCAGCGGCAAAAGCGCCGTCGCCGTGCGCCTGCACTGCCTGCGCCGGATATCACTGCCGCTGCTTACGCAGGTCATCTCCGTCGGCGCCTCGGCCTTCGTAAGGCAGGTGGGTATCGCCATCTCGTGGACGGTGCTCAACCGTATATTCGCCGACACCGGCGGCGCGATCGGCGTCGCCGCCTCAGGACTCGTACAGCGCATGCTCTCGCTCATCATCATGCCCATCCTCGGCATGGGACACGGGCTGCTGCCGCTCGTAGGCTACAACTACGGCGCGAAAAACTACCGCCGGGTGCTGCGCGGCATGGGGCTGGCAAACGTCGCCTCCACCGCCATCTGCTTCGTATGCGCCATCTTCCTGCTCATCTTCCCGCGCGAGCTGCTCGCGCTTTTTTCCCACGACGAGGCGCTGCTCGCGAGCGGCGTGAGGGGAATCGTATGCGTCGCGGCGGGGCTCTCATTCGCCGGCTCTCAGACGATGATCTCCACATACTATCAGGGCATCGGCAGCGCCAGGCTCGCCTTCTTCCTCTCGATGCTCCGCCCGCTGCTGCTCCATCCGCCGCTTGCCCTGGTACTCGCGGAACTCTTCGGCATGAACGGAGCCTGGGCCTCCTTCACCGCCGCCGATGTCCTGGCCTTCGCCATCTCCGGAGCTATCTATATAAGAGGCAGGCGCGAGCTGATACAAAGCGAACTGAAAGCGTGA
- a CDS encoding aspartate/glutamate racemase family protein, giving the protein MPFYKIKSKSRSWDGEPVGILILDAAYPCVPGNVGNATTFPFPVRYHEVRGASIDRLLNQRDPALLAPFIEGAQKLEAEGVRAVTGACGFMALFQQEIADAVDIPVFMSSMLQVPFIVRTLKRGKKVGIISANASVMTEQHLRNVGITPDMPVVLYGMEGKDEFRSSVLEEKGTMDTDIIEREILEVCDKMLAENPEVAAIQLECSDLPPFAAAVHRHTGLPVFDFITMIRHFESALNPTEYTGAQYRM; this is encoded by the coding sequence TTGCCGTTCTACAAAATCAAATCGAAGTCACGCTCCTGGGATGGAGAGCCGGTCGGAATTTTAATTTTGGACGCGGCCTATCCCTGTGTTCCCGGAAATGTCGGCAACGCCACGACGTTTCCGTTCCCGGTACGCTACCATGAGGTTCGCGGCGCATCCATCGACCGCCTCTTGAACCAGCGCGACCCGGCGCTGCTCGCACCCTTCATAGAGGGCGCGCAGAAGCTGGAGGCCGAGGGCGTGCGCGCGGTCACGGGAGCCTGCGGTTTTATGGCGCTCTTCCAGCAGGAGATCGCCGACGCCGTCGACATCCCCGTCTTTATGTCCAGTATGCTGCAGGTACCTTTCATTGTGCGTACCCTCAAAAGGGGTAAGAAGGTGGGCATCATCTCCGCCAATGCCTCCGTCATGACCGAACAGCATCTGCGCAACGTCGGCATCACCCCGGATATGCCGGTCGTCCTCTACGGCATGGAGGGCAAAGATGAGTTCCGCTCTTCCGTCCTTGAGGAGAAGGGGACGATGGACACCGACATCATCGAACGAGAGATACTCGAGGTCTGCGACAAAATGCTCGCGGAAAACCCCGAGGTCGCCGCGATACAGCTCGAATGCAGCGACCTGCCTCCCTTCGCCGCCGCCGTCCACCGCCACACGGGGCTGCCGGTCTTCGACTTTATAACGATGATACGGCACTTCGAAAGCGCGCTTAATCCAACGGAATACACTGGAGCGCAATACCGAATGTAG